A window of the Apostichopus japonicus isolate 1M-3 chromosome 8, ASM3797524v1, whole genome shotgun sequence genome harbors these coding sequences:
- the LOC139971195 gene encoding crossover junction endonuclease MUS81-like isoform X1, which yields MSKPVLKRKKKVNQNPNPLFTRWLTEWRDEAAEKGRKTQYAFGKALRALKKYPMPLSTGKSCSILDSFGDKICKMLDKKLEDYIAENGPIIRDPITGVLTKENVSGSTSIDISDSDSESVPGLPISPGVQHRSPVRKKRKTPKRSPGEYVPVYRSGPYALILTLYRNHIKDNSRGFMHKEELTEAAQQLADKSFSRPDPGSYYTAWSSMSTLINKGFVSKERQPARYTITEKGCELAHRLETVDKHQGVSSPKTPPSGSDTAGYHFWTSTVSSPVSPCLPRMEDSDVTSNKTEVSAGSRVGQDRPPKCTPASCQEFLFWYIDDRGRKVSMKDSAAVLIDDDIGVGFLVKCNRAALEESGRRYREERSKLCSDGDVYVYLANENAEDTCTMMSPNTEQLSSSIGKGPMPISRTTVPSHPSSSNATSQSASSSGVASRESSVPSSSQVSSSQQSSVPSSSQLSSSQQSSVVSCSQSSSPVREDSSQRSEVTDPPDPLFIFQPGEFEVVLCVDNCETAGGGARSQKQLLLPELMRNGVNMDVRKLQVGDFLWVAREKLAPRVGQLKMPERREVVLDFVVERKRMDDLCSSMQDGRFREQKFRLKNCGLRKPIYLVEEHGSSDHLSIPQSTLFQATVNTQISDGFFVKHTKDIKESVAYLTIMTRYLQSIYSPKTLIAYEKDGLDRIRQPFCLAEATHQLMTFKEFNEKSVKNKESSINETFAKQLLQISGMSAEKALAITTIYKTPACLFDAYNVCALPADKEKLLAKVKYGKLERNIGPVLSKQVHQLYCSPGPLM from the exons ATGTCCAAACCTGTATTGAAGCGCAAAAAGAAAGTAAATCAAAATCCTAATCCACTTTTTACCCGGTGGCTTACAGAATGGCGAGACGAAGCAGCCGAAAAGGGAAGAAAGACCCAATATGCGTTTGGGAAG GCACTGAGAGCTCTAAAGAAGTATCCAATGCCACTGTCCACAGGAAAGTCCTGCAGTATATTAGACAGTTTTGGAGATAAAATTTGCAAGATGTTGGACAAAAAGCTAGAGGATTACATCGCTGAGAATG GACCAATTATCAGAGATCCCATCACAGGTGTgctaacaaaagaaaatgtatcaGGATCTACCTCCATTGACATCTCAGATTCTGATTCTGAGTCTGTTCCAGGTCTTCCTATATCTCCAGGAGTACAGCATCGTTCTCCAGTTAGG AAAAAGAGGAAAACTCCAAAAAGGTCCCCTGGAGAGTATGTTCCAGTTTATCGATCTGGTCCTTATGCTCTCATCCTTACTCTGTATAGGAACCACATC AAAGATAACAGCCGTGGATTTATGCACAAAGAAGAACTAACAGAAGCTGCACAACAGTTGGCTGACAAATCCTTCTCAAGG CCTGACCCTGGTTCATACTACACTGCCTGGTCATCGATGAGTACTCTCATTAACAAAGGATTTGTCAGCAAAGAGAGGCAGCCAGCAAG GTATACCATTACTGAGAAAGGGTGTGAGTTGGCACATAGACTGGAAACAGTAGACAAACATCAAGGAGTATCTTCACCGAAGACTCCACCATCAGGATCAGATACCGCAGGTTATCATTTTTGGACATCGACTGTCTCCTCTCCAGTCTCACCTTGTCTACCAAGGATGGAAGACAGTGATGTCACCAGCAATAAGACAGAGGTGTCTGCAGGGTCAAGGGTAGGCCAAGATAG GCCTCCTAAATGCACACCAGCCAGTTGTCAGGAGTTTCTGTTTTGGTACATTGACGACAGGGGAAGGAAAGTCAGCATGAAGGACTCAGCAGCAGTATTGATAGATG ATGATATTGGAGTTGGTTTCCTGGTTAAATGTAACAGAGCTGCATTGGAGGAATCAGGTCGCAGATACAGAGAGGAGCGATCTAAGCTTTGTTCGGATGGAGATGTCTACGTATACCTAGCCAATGAGAATGCAGAAGACACTTGCACCATGATGTCACCCAATACAG AGCAGCTGTCATCCTCCATCGGCAAAGGACCAATGCCAATCTCAAGAACAACTGTCCCGTCCCATCCATCCTCCAGCAATGCAACCTCTCAGTCCGCTTCTTCATCAGGAGTCGCTTCTCGTGAGAGTTCGGTCCCTTCTTCATCCCAGGTATCATCCTCTCAGCAGAGTTCAGTCCCTTCTTCATCTCAGTTATCATCGTCTCAGCAGAGTTCTGTCGTCTCTTGCTCCCAGTCATCGTCCCCAGTCAGGGAGGATTCTTCACAGCGGTCAGAGGTCACGGACCCACCAGACCCTCTCTTTATCTTTCAACCGGGAGAATTTGAGGTGGTTCTCTGTGTGGACAATTGTGAAACTGCTGGAGG TGGTGCCAGGAGTCAAAAACAACTTCTTCTCCCAGAGCTGATGAGGAATGGAGTAAACATGGATGTGAGGAAACTACAGGTTGGAGACTTCCTCTGGGTTGCTAGGGAGAAACTAGCCCCTAGGGTGGGGCAGTTAAAAATGCCAGAGCGGAGAGAGGTGGTCTTGGATTTTGTCGTCGAAAGGAAACGAATGGATGACTTGTGCAGTAGCATGCAAGATGGAAGATTCAGAGAACAAAAG TTCAGATTGAAGAACTGTGGACTCAGGAAACCGATATACCTTGTGGAGGAACATGGATCATCAGATCATCTTAGCATCCCTCAGTCAACGCTTTTCCAAGCTACTGTCAACACGCAG ATTTCTGATGGATTTTTTGTGAAACACACTAAAGACATAAAAGAATCTGTAGCATACCTGACCATCATGACCAGATACCTGCAAAGTATTTACTCT CCCAAGACTCTGATTGCCTACGAAAAGGACGGTCTCGACAGGATTCGTCAGCCATTCTGTCTGGCTGAGGCAACTCACCAGTTAATGACTTTTaaagaatttaatgaaaaatcTGTGAAAAATAAG GAAAGCAGCATAAACGAGACATTTGCCAAGCAGTTACTACAGATCAGTGGCATGAGTGCTGAGAAAGCGTTGGCAATCACAACCATCTACAAAACTCCAGCGTG
- the LOC139971195 gene encoding crossover junction endonuclease MUS81-like isoform X2, whose translation MSKPVLKRKKKVNQNPNPLFTRWLTEWRDEAAEKGRKTQYAFGKALRALKKYPMPLSTGKSCSILDSFGDKICKMLDKKLEDYIAENGPIIRDPITGVLTKENVSGSTSIDISDSDSESVPGLPISPGVQHRSPVRKKRKTPKRSPGEYVPVYRSGPYALILTLYRNHIKDNSRGFMHKEELTEAAQQLADKSFSRPDPGSYYTAWSSMSTLINKGFVSKERQPARYTITEKGCELAHRLETVDKHQGVSSPKTPPSGSDTAGYHFWTSTVSSPVSPCLPRMEDSDVTSNKTEVSAGSRVGQDRPPKCTPASCQEFLFWYIDDRGRKVSMKDSAAVLIDDDIGVGFLVKCNRAALEESGRRYREERSKLCSDGDVYVYLANENAEDTCTMMSPNTEQLSSSIGKGPMPISRTTVPSHPSSSNATSQSASSSGVASRESSVPSSSQLSSSQQSSVVSCSQSSSPVREDSSQRSEVTDPPDPLFIFQPGEFEVVLCVDNCETAGGGARSQKQLLLPELMRNGVNMDVRKLQVGDFLWVAREKLAPRVGQLKMPERREVVLDFVVERKRMDDLCSSMQDGRFREQKFRLKNCGLRKPIYLVEEHGSSDHLSIPQSTLFQATVNTQISDGFFVKHTKDIKESVAYLTIMTRYLQSIYSPKTLIAYEKDGLDRIRQPFCLAEATHQLMTFKEFNEKSVKNKESSINETFAKQLLQISGMSAEKALAITTIYKTPACLFDAYNVCALPADKEKLLAKVKYGKLERNIGPVLSKQVHQLYCSPGPLM comes from the exons ATGTCCAAACCTGTATTGAAGCGCAAAAAGAAAGTAAATCAAAATCCTAATCCACTTTTTACCCGGTGGCTTACAGAATGGCGAGACGAAGCAGCCGAAAAGGGAAGAAAGACCCAATATGCGTTTGGGAAG GCACTGAGAGCTCTAAAGAAGTATCCAATGCCACTGTCCACAGGAAAGTCCTGCAGTATATTAGACAGTTTTGGAGATAAAATTTGCAAGATGTTGGACAAAAAGCTAGAGGATTACATCGCTGAGAATG GACCAATTATCAGAGATCCCATCACAGGTGTgctaacaaaagaaaatgtatcaGGATCTACCTCCATTGACATCTCAGATTCTGATTCTGAGTCTGTTCCAGGTCTTCCTATATCTCCAGGAGTACAGCATCGTTCTCCAGTTAGG AAAAAGAGGAAAACTCCAAAAAGGTCCCCTGGAGAGTATGTTCCAGTTTATCGATCTGGTCCTTATGCTCTCATCCTTACTCTGTATAGGAACCACATC AAAGATAACAGCCGTGGATTTATGCACAAAGAAGAACTAACAGAAGCTGCACAACAGTTGGCTGACAAATCCTTCTCAAGG CCTGACCCTGGTTCATACTACACTGCCTGGTCATCGATGAGTACTCTCATTAACAAAGGATTTGTCAGCAAAGAGAGGCAGCCAGCAAG GTATACCATTACTGAGAAAGGGTGTGAGTTGGCACATAGACTGGAAACAGTAGACAAACATCAAGGAGTATCTTCACCGAAGACTCCACCATCAGGATCAGATACCGCAGGTTATCATTTTTGGACATCGACTGTCTCCTCTCCAGTCTCACCTTGTCTACCAAGGATGGAAGACAGTGATGTCACCAGCAATAAGACAGAGGTGTCTGCAGGGTCAAGGGTAGGCCAAGATAG GCCTCCTAAATGCACACCAGCCAGTTGTCAGGAGTTTCTGTTTTGGTACATTGACGACAGGGGAAGGAAAGTCAGCATGAAGGACTCAGCAGCAGTATTGATAGATG ATGATATTGGAGTTGGTTTCCTGGTTAAATGTAACAGAGCTGCATTGGAGGAATCAGGTCGCAGATACAGAGAGGAGCGATCTAAGCTTTGTTCGGATGGAGATGTCTACGTATACCTAGCCAATGAGAATGCAGAAGACACTTGCACCATGATGTCACCCAATACAG AGCAGCTGTCATCCTCCATCGGCAAAGGACCAATGCCAATCTCAAGAACAACTGTCCCGTCCCATCCATCCTCCAGCAATGCAACCTCTCAGTCCGCTTCTTCATCAGGAGTCGCTTCTCGTGAGAGTTCGGTCCCTTCTTCATCCCAG TTATCATCGTCTCAGCAGAGTTCTGTCGTCTCTTGCTCCCAGTCATCGTCCCCAGTCAGGGAGGATTCTTCACAGCGGTCAGAGGTCACGGACCCACCAGACCCTCTCTTTATCTTTCAACCGGGAGAATTTGAGGTGGTTCTCTGTGTGGACAATTGTGAAACTGCTGGAGG TGGTGCCAGGAGTCAAAAACAACTTCTTCTCCCAGAGCTGATGAGGAATGGAGTAAACATGGATGTGAGGAAACTACAGGTTGGAGACTTCCTCTGGGTTGCTAGGGAGAAACTAGCCCCTAGGGTGGGGCAGTTAAAAATGCCAGAGCGGAGAGAGGTGGTCTTGGATTTTGTCGTCGAAAGGAAACGAATGGATGACTTGTGCAGTAGCATGCAAGATGGAAGATTCAGAGAACAAAAG TTCAGATTGAAGAACTGTGGACTCAGGAAACCGATATACCTTGTGGAGGAACATGGATCATCAGATCATCTTAGCATCCCTCAGTCAACGCTTTTCCAAGCTACTGTCAACACGCAG ATTTCTGATGGATTTTTTGTGAAACACACTAAAGACATAAAAGAATCTGTAGCATACCTGACCATCATGACCAGATACCTGCAAAGTATTTACTCT CCCAAGACTCTGATTGCCTACGAAAAGGACGGTCTCGACAGGATTCGTCAGCCATTCTGTCTGGCTGAGGCAACTCACCAGTTAATGACTTTTaaagaatttaatgaaaaatcTGTGAAAAATAAG GAAAGCAGCATAAACGAGACATTTGCCAAGCAGTTACTACAGATCAGTGGCATGAGTGCTGAGAAAGCGTTGGCAATCACAACCATCTACAAAACTCCAGCGTG